The Caretta caretta isolate rCarCar2 chromosome 10, rCarCar1.hap1, whole genome shotgun sequence genome has a window encoding:
- the RHCG gene encoding ammonium transporter Rh type C isoform X3, protein MIFVGFGFLMTFLQRYGFGAVGFNFLLAAFGIQWALLMQGWFHSFENGKILIGVENLINADFCVGSVCIAFGAILGKTSPVQLLTLTLFQVTLFAVNEYILISLLHVKDAGGSMTIHTFGAYFGLTVTRILYRPNLEQSKDKQGSVYHSDLFAMIGTLYLWMYWPSFNSAVSNHGDAQHRAAINTYCSLASCVLTTVAFSSLLQKKGKLDMVHIQNATLAGGVAVGTSAEMMLTPYGSLIVGFLCGIVSTAGFVYLMPFLESKLKIQDTCGIHNLHAMPGLIGGIVGAVTAAAATEEVYGKEGLISAFDFTGDYKDWTPTVQGGFQAAGIFVSLAMALAGGAIVGAILKLPFLGDPADENCFEDDVYWEVPEDEESGLYHMHDPTLKPVTS, encoded by the exons ATGATCTTCGTGGGTTTTGGCTTCCTGATGACATTCCTCCAGCGCTATGGCTTTGGAGCTGTTGGCTTCAACTTCCTCCTTGCCGCCTTTGGGATCCAGTGGGCTCTCCTGATGCAGGGCTGGTTCCATTCTTTTGAGAATGGAAAGATACTCATTGGAGTGGAAAA cctgaTCAATGCAGATTTCTGCGTTGGTTCTGTCTGCATCGCCTTTGGGGCCATCCTGGGCAAAACCAGTCCTGTGCAGCTGCTCACCCTGACGTTGTTTCAAGTCACGCTCTTTGCTGTGAATGAGTACATCCTCATCAGCCTGCTCCAC GTTAAAGATGCTGGTGGATCCATGACCATTCATACCTTTGGAGCCTATTTTGGCCTGACAGTGACCAGAATTCTGTACCGGCCCAACCTGGAACAGAGTAAAGACAAGCAAGGCTCTGTGTACCACTCCGACCTCTTTGCTATGATCG gtACCCTGTACCTGTGGATGTACTGGCCCAGCTTTAACTCAGCTGTTTCAAACCATGGGGATGCGCAGCACCGAGCCGCCATTAACACCTACTGCTCACTGGCCTCCTGTGTCCTCACCACCGTGGCCTTCTCCAGTCTGCTGCAGAAGAAAGGCAAGCTCGACATG GTTCATATCCAGAATGCAACGCTGGCTGGTGGTGTGGCTGTGGGGACCAGCGCGGAGATGATGCTGACTCCATACGGATCCCTCATCGTTGGATTCCTCTGTGGCATCGTGTCCACCGCTGGGTTTGTCTACCTCATG CCATTCCTGGAGTCCAAGCTGAAGATCCAGGACACCTGCGGCATCCACAACCTACATGCCATGCCGGGGCTTATTGGGGGGATCGTGGGGGCTGTCACCGCAGCCGCAGCCACTGAAGAGGTGTATGGAAAAGAAGG GCTCATCAGTGCCTTTGATTTCACGGGTGACTACAAGGATTGGACGCCCACTGTCCAAGGGGGGTTCCAGGCAGCTGGCATTTTCGTGTCCCTGGCCATGGCCTTGGCTGGGGGGGCCATTGTGG GGGCTATTTTGAAATTGCCGTTCCTGGGGGACCCTGCTGATGAGAACTGCTTTGAGGATGATGTCTATTGGGAG GTGCCTGAGGATGAGGAGAGCGGCCTGTACCACATGCATGACCCTACCCTCAAACCTGTGACTTCCTAA
- the RHCG gene encoding ammonium transporter Rh type C isoform X1, translating into MVKNTYMRWRLPLICLLWEIAMIILFGVFVRFDPEADAHWKEEWHQKNLTSDIENDFYFRYPSFQDVHVMIFVGFGFLMTFLQRYGFGAVGFNFLLAAFGIQWALLMQGWFHSFENGKILIGVENLINADFCVGSVCIAFGAILGKTSPVQLLTLTLFQVTLFAVNEYILISLLHVKDAGGSMTIHTFGAYFGLTVTRILYRPNLEQSKDKQGSVYHSDLFAMIGTLYLWMYWPSFNSAVSNHGDAQHRAAINTYCSLASCVLTTVAFSSLLQKKGKLDMVHIQNATLAGGVAVGTSAEMMLTPYGSLIVGFLCGIVSTAGFVYLMPFLESKLKIQDTCGIHNLHAMPGLIGGIVGAVTAAAATEEVYGKEGLISAFDFTGDYKDWTPTVQGGFQAAGIFVSLAMALAGGAIVGAILKLPFLGDPADENCFEDDVYWEVPEDEESGLYHMHDPTLKPVTS; encoded by the exons ATGGTGAAGAACACATACATGCGCTGGCGGCTGCCGCTCATCTGCCTCCTCTGGGAGATCGCTATGATCATCCTCTTTGGGGTCTTTGTGCGTTTTGACCCCGAAGCCGATGCGCATTGGAAGGAGGAGTGGCACCAGAAGAACCTCACCAGTGACATAGAGAATGATTTCTACTTCAGGTATCCAT CTTTCCAGGATGTCCACGTGATGATCTTCGTGGGTTTTGGCTTCCTGATGACATTCCTCCAGCGCTATGGCTTTGGAGCTGTTGGCTTCAACTTCCTCCTTGCCGCCTTTGGGATCCAGTGGGCTCTCCTGATGCAGGGCTGGTTCCATTCTTTTGAGAATGGAAAGATACTCATTGGAGTGGAAAA cctgaTCAATGCAGATTTCTGCGTTGGTTCTGTCTGCATCGCCTTTGGGGCCATCCTGGGCAAAACCAGTCCTGTGCAGCTGCTCACCCTGACGTTGTTTCAAGTCACGCTCTTTGCTGTGAATGAGTACATCCTCATCAGCCTGCTCCAC GTTAAAGATGCTGGTGGATCCATGACCATTCATACCTTTGGAGCCTATTTTGGCCTGACAGTGACCAGAATTCTGTACCGGCCCAACCTGGAACAGAGTAAAGACAAGCAAGGCTCTGTGTACCACTCCGACCTCTTTGCTATGATCG gtACCCTGTACCTGTGGATGTACTGGCCCAGCTTTAACTCAGCTGTTTCAAACCATGGGGATGCGCAGCACCGAGCCGCCATTAACACCTACTGCTCACTGGCCTCCTGTGTCCTCACCACCGTGGCCTTCTCCAGTCTGCTGCAGAAGAAAGGCAAGCTCGACATG GTTCATATCCAGAATGCAACGCTGGCTGGTGGTGTGGCTGTGGGGACCAGCGCGGAGATGATGCTGACTCCATACGGATCCCTCATCGTTGGATTCCTCTGTGGCATCGTGTCCACCGCTGGGTTTGTCTACCTCATG CCATTCCTGGAGTCCAAGCTGAAGATCCAGGACACCTGCGGCATCCACAACCTACATGCCATGCCGGGGCTTATTGGGGGGATCGTGGGGGCTGTCACCGCAGCCGCAGCCACTGAAGAGGTGTATGGAAAAGAAGG GCTCATCAGTGCCTTTGATTTCACGGGTGACTACAAGGATTGGACGCCCACTGTCCAAGGGGGGTTCCAGGCAGCTGGCATTTTCGTGTCCCTGGCCATGGCCTTGGCTGGGGGGGCCATTGTGG GGGCTATTTTGAAATTGCCGTTCCTGGGGGACCCTGCTGATGAGAACTGCTTTGAGGATGATGTCTATTGGGAG GTGCCTGAGGATGAGGAGAGCGGCCTGTACCACATGCATGACCCTACCCTCAAACCTGTGACTTCCTAA
- the RHCG gene encoding ammonium transporter Rh type C isoform X2: MISTSAFQDVHVMIFVGFGFLMTFLQRYGFGAVGFNFLLAAFGIQWALLMQGWFHSFENGKILIGVENLINADFCVGSVCIAFGAILGKTSPVQLLTLTLFQVTLFAVNEYILISLLHVKDAGGSMTIHTFGAYFGLTVTRILYRPNLEQSKDKQGSVYHSDLFAMIGTLYLWMYWPSFNSAVSNHGDAQHRAAINTYCSLASCVLTTVAFSSLLQKKGKLDMVHIQNATLAGGVAVGTSAEMMLTPYGSLIVGFLCGIVSTAGFVYLMPFLESKLKIQDTCGIHNLHAMPGLIGGIVGAVTAAAATEEVYGKEGLISAFDFTGDYKDWTPTVQGGFQAAGIFVSLAMALAGGAIVGAILKLPFLGDPADENCFEDDVYWEVPEDEESGLYHMHDPTLKPVTS; this comes from the exons ATGATTTCTACTTCAG CTTTCCAGGATGTCCACGTGATGATCTTCGTGGGTTTTGGCTTCCTGATGACATTCCTCCAGCGCTATGGCTTTGGAGCTGTTGGCTTCAACTTCCTCCTTGCCGCCTTTGGGATCCAGTGGGCTCTCCTGATGCAGGGCTGGTTCCATTCTTTTGAGAATGGAAAGATACTCATTGGAGTGGAAAA cctgaTCAATGCAGATTTCTGCGTTGGTTCTGTCTGCATCGCCTTTGGGGCCATCCTGGGCAAAACCAGTCCTGTGCAGCTGCTCACCCTGACGTTGTTTCAAGTCACGCTCTTTGCTGTGAATGAGTACATCCTCATCAGCCTGCTCCAC GTTAAAGATGCTGGTGGATCCATGACCATTCATACCTTTGGAGCCTATTTTGGCCTGACAGTGACCAGAATTCTGTACCGGCCCAACCTGGAACAGAGTAAAGACAAGCAAGGCTCTGTGTACCACTCCGACCTCTTTGCTATGATCG gtACCCTGTACCTGTGGATGTACTGGCCCAGCTTTAACTCAGCTGTTTCAAACCATGGGGATGCGCAGCACCGAGCCGCCATTAACACCTACTGCTCACTGGCCTCCTGTGTCCTCACCACCGTGGCCTTCTCCAGTCTGCTGCAGAAGAAAGGCAAGCTCGACATG GTTCATATCCAGAATGCAACGCTGGCTGGTGGTGTGGCTGTGGGGACCAGCGCGGAGATGATGCTGACTCCATACGGATCCCTCATCGTTGGATTCCTCTGTGGCATCGTGTCCACCGCTGGGTTTGTCTACCTCATG CCATTCCTGGAGTCCAAGCTGAAGATCCAGGACACCTGCGGCATCCACAACCTACATGCCATGCCGGGGCTTATTGGGGGGATCGTGGGGGCTGTCACCGCAGCCGCAGCCACTGAAGAGGTGTATGGAAAAGAAGG GCTCATCAGTGCCTTTGATTTCACGGGTGACTACAAGGATTGGACGCCCACTGTCCAAGGGGGGTTCCAGGCAGCTGGCATTTTCGTGTCCCTGGCCATGGCCTTGGCTGGGGGGGCCATTGTGG GGGCTATTTTGAAATTGCCGTTCCTGGGGGACCCTGCTGATGAGAACTGCTTTGAGGATGATGTCTATTGGGAG GTGCCTGAGGATGAGGAGAGCGGCCTGTACCACATGCATGACCCTACCCTCAAACCTGTGACTTCCTAA